A stretch of the Carassius carassius chromosome 6, fCarCar2.1, whole genome shotgun sequence genome encodes the following:
- the LOC132142372 gene encoding reticulophagy regulator 2-like isoform X1 — MASRRASVSSSSAGLEAWFPAPGSAEDEPELRRLRERLRGWLSQCEPAVICAQRLLVWERPLHSSIAALALNTLFWLLSSTSLRPLFLLSVCLIGLTLLERWKSKLPQITVWNPEASVVERETLSEHPRLLSIEELSRHLAESYLTFRLYIQEMLQYKRQNHGKFCIMMCSGCVLLAVVGHYVPGIMISYIILLSVLLWPLVVYHELIQKMYTGLEPILMKLDYSMKGDTQRRKYDKRKLKKEQGEGDEPGAETESESESEEELSCFAPTVDVKTTALAMAITDSELSDEEASILESGGFSVSRATTPQLTDVSEADLDQQSVHSEPEEAFTRDLAEFPSVDELPSIEAGLFHFPLGVLGSKQTAASGSELQEEPLSPASLLIQHLASPLHFVNTHFNGHRQAVGADQSIVGTDKEGRGLAEDVSRPARSLEALSEEIVSTAISTVVQNTLSALLRSTEASEGEGEGDLASFLPTETPPCLIESSLESPSTQEASVEEEEEDGDVTEASTEEQPDLTLVPAEEEDFELLDQSELEQMDEGLGLGVDGQEVGVASTETPPSSQQHAAQHDS; from the exons ATGGCGAGCAGACGGGCCTCGGTGTCTTCCTCATCGGCGGGTCTGGAGGCCTGGTTCCCCGCGCCCGGTAGCGCGGAGGACGAGCCGGAGCTGCGGCGGCTTCGGGAGCGGCTGCGCGGGTGGCTGTCGCAGTGTGAGCCCGCGGTGATCTGCGCGCAGCGGCTGCTGGTGTGGGAGAGGCCGCTACACAGCAGCATCGCCGCGCTCGCGCTCAACACGCTGTTCTG GCTCCTGTCGTCCACATCTCTGAGACCCTTGTTCCTCCTGAGTGTGTGTCTCATTGGACTGACGTTACTGGAGAGATGGAAAAGCAAGCTGCCGCAGATCACCG TGTGGAATCCAGAGGCGTCTGTCGTTGAGAG AGAAACGCTAAGTGAGCATCCACGTTTGTTAAGCATCGAGGAGCTCAGCCGTCATCTTGCAGAGAGTTACCTCACCTTCAGGCTTTACATCCAAGAAATGCTTCAGTATAAACGACAAAACCATGGCAAG TTCTGCATCATGATGTGTTCAGGATGTGTCCTGCTGGCTGTGGTTGGACATTACGTTCCCGGGATTATGATCTCCTACATCATAT TGCTGAGTGTGCTGCTGTGGCCGCTGGTAGTTTACCATGAGCTGATCCAGAAAATGTACACCGGACTGGAGCCCATACTGATGAAACTCGACTACAGCATGAAAGGAGACACACAGCGCCGCAAATACGACAAGAGAA agcTAAAGAAGGAGCAGGGAGAGGGTGATGAACCGGGGGCAGAGAcggagagcgagagcgagagcgaggaGGAGCTGTCATGTTTCGCCCCTACT GTGGATGTGAAGACTACGGCTCTGGCGATGGCCATCACAGACTCTGAGCTGTCCGATGAGGAGGCATCCATACTGGAGAGTGGAGGATTCTCTGTATCCAGAGCCACTACACCACAGCTCACAGACGTCTCTGAAG CAGACCTGGATCAGCAGAGCGTGCACAGTGAACCGGAGGAGGCGTTCACTAGAGATCTAGCGGAGTTCCCGTCGGTGGATGAACTGCCTTCTATTGAAGCGGGGCTGTTCCATTTCCCGTTGGGTGTCCTGGGGTCCAAGCAGACGGCAGCGTCCGGCTCCGAGCTCCAGGAGGAACCGCTGTCTCCTGCCAGCCTCCTCATCCAGCACTTAGCATCTCCGCTCCACTTTGTCAACACGCACTTCAATGGACACAGACAAGCGGTGGGGGCAGACCAAAGCATTGTGGGTACTGATAAAGAGGGAAGGGGATTGGCTGAGGATGTTTCGAGACCTGCTCGGTCCCTGGAAGCCCTTAGTGAGGAGATAGTGAGCACGGCCATCTCTACTGTAGTACAGAACACTCTCTCAGCCCTGTTGCGATCTACGGAGGCTAGCGAAGGCGAAGGAGAAGGAGACCTGGCTTCGTTTCTTCCCACTGAAACGCCTCCTTGTCTGATTGAATCGTCCCTCGAGTCACCATCAACCCAAGAAGCCAGtgtagaggaagaggaagaggatggTGACGTCACCGAAGCAAGCACAGAAGAGCAACCAGATCTCACGCTCGTACCCGCGGAGGAAGAGGACTTTGAGCTTCTGGACCAAAGTGAACTGGAACAAATGGACGAGGGGTTGGGCCTTGGTGTCGATGGACAGGAAGTGGGCGTGGCTTCCACAGAAACACCCCCAAGCAGTCAGCAGCACGCTGCCCAGCATGATTCTTAG
- the LOC132142372 gene encoding reticulophagy regulator 2-like isoform X2, with product MASRRASVSSSSAGLEAWFPAPGSAEDEPELRRLRERLRGWLSQCEPAVICAQRLLVWERPLHSSIAALALNTLFWLLSSTSLRPLFLLSVCLIGLTLLERWKSKLPQITVWNPEASVVERETLSEHPRLLSIEELSRHLAESYLTFRLYIQEMLQYKRQNHGKFCIMMCSGCVLLAVVGHYVPGIMISYIILLSVLLWPLVVYHELIQKMYTGLEPILMKLDYSMKGDTQRRKYDKRKLKKEQGEGDEPGAETESESESEEELSCFAPTVDVKTTALAMAITDSELSDEEASILESGGFSVSRATTPQLTDVSEDLDQQSVHSEPEEAFTRDLAEFPSVDELPSIEAGLFHFPLGVLGSKQTAASGSELQEEPLSPASLLIQHLASPLHFVNTHFNGHRQAVGADQSIVGTDKEGRGLAEDVSRPARSLEALSEEIVSTAISTVVQNTLSALLRSTEASEGEGEGDLASFLPTETPPCLIESSLESPSTQEASVEEEEEDGDVTEASTEEQPDLTLVPAEEEDFELLDQSELEQMDEGLGLGVDGQEVGVASTETPPSSQQHAAQHDS from the exons ATGGCGAGCAGACGGGCCTCGGTGTCTTCCTCATCGGCGGGTCTGGAGGCCTGGTTCCCCGCGCCCGGTAGCGCGGAGGACGAGCCGGAGCTGCGGCGGCTTCGGGAGCGGCTGCGCGGGTGGCTGTCGCAGTGTGAGCCCGCGGTGATCTGCGCGCAGCGGCTGCTGGTGTGGGAGAGGCCGCTACACAGCAGCATCGCCGCGCTCGCGCTCAACACGCTGTTCTG GCTCCTGTCGTCCACATCTCTGAGACCCTTGTTCCTCCTGAGTGTGTGTCTCATTGGACTGACGTTACTGGAGAGATGGAAAAGCAAGCTGCCGCAGATCACCG TGTGGAATCCAGAGGCGTCTGTCGTTGAGAG AGAAACGCTAAGTGAGCATCCACGTTTGTTAAGCATCGAGGAGCTCAGCCGTCATCTTGCAGAGAGTTACCTCACCTTCAGGCTTTACATCCAAGAAATGCTTCAGTATAAACGACAAAACCATGGCAAG TTCTGCATCATGATGTGTTCAGGATGTGTCCTGCTGGCTGTGGTTGGACATTACGTTCCCGGGATTATGATCTCCTACATCATAT TGCTGAGTGTGCTGCTGTGGCCGCTGGTAGTTTACCATGAGCTGATCCAGAAAATGTACACCGGACTGGAGCCCATACTGATGAAACTCGACTACAGCATGAAAGGAGACACACAGCGCCGCAAATACGACAAGAGAA agcTAAAGAAGGAGCAGGGAGAGGGTGATGAACCGGGGGCAGAGAcggagagcgagagcgagagcgaggaGGAGCTGTCATGTTTCGCCCCTACT GTGGATGTGAAGACTACGGCTCTGGCGATGGCCATCACAGACTCTGAGCTGTCCGATGAGGAGGCATCCATACTGGAGAGTGGAGGATTCTCTGTATCCAGAGCCACTACACCACAGCTCACAGACGTCTCTGAAG ACCTGGATCAGCAGAGCGTGCACAGTGAACCGGAGGAGGCGTTCACTAGAGATCTAGCGGAGTTCCCGTCGGTGGATGAACTGCCTTCTATTGAAGCGGGGCTGTTCCATTTCCCGTTGGGTGTCCTGGGGTCCAAGCAGACGGCAGCGTCCGGCTCCGAGCTCCAGGAGGAACCGCTGTCTCCTGCCAGCCTCCTCATCCAGCACTTAGCATCTCCGCTCCACTTTGTCAACACGCACTTCAATGGACACAGACAAGCGGTGGGGGCAGACCAAAGCATTGTGGGTACTGATAAAGAGGGAAGGGGATTGGCTGAGGATGTTTCGAGACCTGCTCGGTCCCTGGAAGCCCTTAGTGAGGAGATAGTGAGCACGGCCATCTCTACTGTAGTACAGAACACTCTCTCAGCCCTGTTGCGATCTACGGAGGCTAGCGAAGGCGAAGGAGAAGGAGACCTGGCTTCGTTTCTTCCCACTGAAACGCCTCCTTGTCTGATTGAATCGTCCCTCGAGTCACCATCAACCCAAGAAGCCAGtgtagaggaagaggaagaggatggTGACGTCACCGAAGCAAGCACAGAAGAGCAACCAGATCTCACGCTCGTACCCGCGGAGGAAGAGGACTTTGAGCTTCTGGACCAAAGTGAACTGGAACAAATGGACGAGGGGTTGGGCCTTGGTGTCGATGGACAGGAAGTGGGCGTGGCTTCCACAGAAACACCCCCAAGCAGTCAGCAGCACGCTGCCCAGCATGATTCTTAG